TTTCACAACaaaactacccatttcgaaaatacttctttaattaattttttcaattttgtcaaatatgccaataaaggattttacaatctccccttttggcaatttgatagacaaaattaattcaaaaacctgcaacacaaatgttagttACAAGTAAAGAGAAAAAACTCTCCTGCAAACatgcattaacttataacaaacatataaagaaactagacttaactccccctcaaaataagaaggtccagagttaaacaaaaCAACTAACACAGCAGGTTTTTGGAGGTAtctactctccccctttgtgtctttcaaagaagccaaagaaacataaaacataaaacaaaagaaaGTATCAATGTTCTTAGGACAAAAGACATAAAAATAAGTAAAACTAAACGACTGGATCCTTGGACAGAGTTTGAACAACATCCAACATAGAACGTTGCAGTCCTTCAATCGTCGTCACTCGAGCAGCCAAAGAATCAACAGAGGCTCGAACAGCAGCTAGTTCTGTAGCAACAAGTCCTGAATCTGTGGGAACAGAGGATGATTCAAGAGGAATGTCATCCGAGGCAAACTTCAGAGATTGAGGCTTGACTTTCTTGGTTGATGGAGCATCAGTAGCTTCAGTAGTTGGAGCAAAGGCCTTGTAGGGAGCAGCAGTAGTGGGAGCCACCAAGTCTTCTTGATCACGCTGGAGATCTTTTTTCTGCATACTCAAAACTTTATAAATAACTTGAGGAAAAGGAAGATTCAAGTTTCTCCTATTACCTTTTCGAAATCCAATGATTTGATCATAGATAAACATAGCCAAGTTTATACCAATTCCGGTTCCCACTTTGTACAAAAAAGAGGCTATGTCAAATGAGATAGTTGCGGTGTGAGAAGTTGGTTTCCAATTCGTTGTGGCAAACTTATGGAGAACAACATAAGCGTAGGTGAGATTAGTGGCCGAGATGACTGTATTAGATGGCCATACCATTGTTTGCCCTACTAATTCTGTGATAACCGCATCCTTGTCAAGTGAGGCAAGATCATCATCATCCTCAACATCAAGAGGAAGATGCAAAGCATGGGCAATATCTTGTGGAGAAAAAGAGAACCAATGGCCCCTAACAAACACTTTACAATATAGAGGAGATTTAGGTTCAATAATTTCATTAGTaagattggcatagaattccttgactattctatccaccaaaccagtaaatttaaccaaagaacctgtccattttcgatcttgaagcattgttagcacaccataaggccgatgatcactcaagacataatttctctcaatgagaaatttcctttgagcatagagaaccatatcacgagcattgtcattataacaaaaagttgaagaataaggtttgaaatttaCACCTGACAGTTTTGGAGATGGTGTAGAATCAGAAATAGGTCTCTTGCCTTTAGCCTTGGATGACAAAGGAGTTGCAACTGGCTCTATGTCAGATTTAGCTTCTTGTTCAGAGGGGACAATGTCTTCTTGTTTTGGCTcatcagactcagcctctgattCCGCATTGTCAGGAACAGATTCATCAGATAAGGTGGTATCATGGGTTGTTTCATACTCAGATTTTGCTTCCTCAGGGTCAAATTCGGAGGAAGACGGAGAAGGGGGATGAGCCTTCAATCTTTTCTTGGCAGCAGTCAAGGG
This genomic interval from Humulus lupulus chromosome 8, drHumLupu1.1, whole genome shotgun sequence contains the following:
- the LOC133795121 gene encoding uncharacterized protein LOC133795121, producing MVKTRGASSKKTTASQSRKVPSPSPPPSVSTAPPSVPAPTTSVGKTPKFKARKKVFSLSTEHPMVFPDITADIVDIAPPSEVVVPSRAKNLSLIPIESSLMARAKLKSVSSSSKAAAARLLKLPMKPSQSKKNYVAPKRKLGLDSSSSPLTAAKKRLKAHPPSPSSSEFDPEEAKSEYETTHDTTLSDESVPDNAESEAESDEPKQEDIVPSEQEAKSDIEPVATPLSSKAKGKRPISDSTPSPKLSVFVRGHWFSFSPQDIAHALHLPLDVEDDDDLASLDKDAVITELVGQTMVWPSNTVISATNLTYAYVVLHKFATTNWKPTSHTATISFDIASFLYKVGTGIGINLAMFIYDQIIGFRKGNRRNLNLPFPQVIYKVLSMQKKDLQRDQEDLVAPTTAAPYKAFAPTTEATDAPSTKKVKPQSLKFASDDIPLESSSVPTDSGLVATELAAVRASVDSLAARVTTIEGLQRSMLDVVQTLSKDPVV